From the genome of bacterium:
CTCGATGGTACGTGACCTGGTTCAGCGGGCTGTGGCGATGGTCGAAGCCGAAAAGATCGAAGAGGTCCGTCCGATAGCCGAACAGAGAGCCACGGAACAGATACTCGACATTATGGAACCGCCGGCGCGGCGCATAGGTCAAGGTGTCGTGCCGAAACAGTGGTTCGATTCGCTTCAGAACGCTATGGGTCACATATTTCCCGGCACAGGTAACCCGCCGCCGCCCATGGAGGCACCTCAGGAACAGGAAGAAGAACAAGCTCCACCTGATGAATATACGCGTGATCAAATGGAGCGCAAGGAGCGCATTCGTGACAGGCTCCGCGCTCAGCTCATGGCCGGTGAGCTTGAGGACCGTGAGATCACCATTGAGGTCGAAGACACATCCATGCCTCATTTTCAAATGTTCGGACAGCAGGGTCTCGAAGAGATGGGAATGGATATGTCCGGTATGCTCGGCAATTTGATACCCAAACGGCATAAGCGCAAGCGTGTGACCATTGCAGAGGCTCGCAGCATCCTGGCGGATGAAGAGGCTCGCAATATGATCGATCAGGACACGATCACGCGCGAAGCAGTCGACAGAGCAGAGCAAGAGGGAATCATATTCGTAGATGAAATGGACAAGATAGCCGGACGCGAAAGTGAAGCCGGACCGCAGGTCTCGCGTGAAGGCGTCCAGCGTGATATACTGCCGATAATTGAAGGCTCGACTGTGATGACTAAATACGGTCCTGTGTCGACTCAGCATATGCTCTTTGTGGCCGCAGGCGCTTTCCATGTGTCGAAGCCATCTGATTTGATCCCGGAGCTTCAGGGACGACTGCCGATAAGAGTGGAACTCGACAGTCTGACTGAGGCCGACTTCGTTCGCATCCTTACCGAACCCAAGAATGCTCTTATAAAGCAGTATAAGGCTCTGCTGGCGACAGAAGGTGTCGAGGTCGACTTCACTGATGACGGCATTCAGGAAATTGCAAAAATTGCCGCTGAGGTAAACTCGGCTATGGAAAATATCGGCGCAAGAAGGCTATACACCATATTGGAACGACTGCTGGATGACGTATCATTCGCCGCGCCGGATATCGACGACAAAAAAATTATCGTTGATGCGGGTTATGTGCGCGAGAAACTGCAGGATGTAACCAAGGACGAGGATTTGAGCAGATATATTCTGTAAATAATCACGCGTTATGCGAATTAAGTTGCGGTTTCAGTCCCCGTAGGGGACTTTGTGTAGTTGTGGCCGCGGTTTTAACCGCCTGGCGACTAAAGTCACGACAACAACAACACGAAGTCGGCCTTCGCCGACTAAAAAATGCGTTATTTACGCTCAATCTAATTCGCATTAAGCGTAAATAATCACGCCTGATGCGGATTAGATTGAGCCGATTGCGAAACTGCAGACGTTGT
Proteins encoded in this window:
- the hslU gene encoding ATP-dependent protease ATPase subunit HslU gives rise to the protein MRCNLKEKIELTPKQIVAELDKYIVGQDNAKKAVAVALRNRFRRRRLDEDLRDEVIPKNILMMGPTGVGKTEIARRLANLAGAPFVKVEATKFTEVGYVGRDVDSMVRDLVQRAVAMVEAEKIEEVRPIAEQRATEQILDIMEPPARRIGQGVVPKQWFDSLQNAMGHIFPGTGNPPPPMEAPQEQEEEQAPPDEYTRDQMERKERIRDRLRAQLMAGELEDREITIEVEDTSMPHFQMFGQQGLEEMGMDMSGMLGNLIPKRHKRKRVTIAEARSILADEEARNMIDQDTITREAVDRAEQEGIIFVDEMDKIAGRESEAGPQVSREGVQRDILPIIEGSTVMTKYGPVSTQHMLFVAAGAFHVSKPSDLIPELQGRLPIRVELDSLTEADFVRILTEPKNALIKQYKALLATEGVEVDFTDDGIQEIAKIAAEVNSAMENIGARRLYTILERLLDDVSFAAPDIDDKKIIVDAGYVREKLQDVTKDEDLSRYIL